Proteins from one Salvelinus alpinus chromosome 34, SLU_Salpinus.1, whole genome shotgun sequence genomic window:
- the LOC139563541 gene encoding probable N-acetyltransferase camello encodes MAGITIRRFEEDDKETVKEIFTMGMSEHVPSSFMHLLKQPLTQMILMVTFCALLASSRSVLLPVVGVTLLLAGAKQLVGYLFNSYIDTSLRKDLDNIQETYLENKDSCFWVAESDGRVVATVACLPAEREPGCMELKRLSVRRTHRRMGIAKALSRTVADFSRERGFPAVVLYTSVVQTDAQRLYENVGYTRVREFVIPEPVAKITNFTLIEYKLDLLQGGK; translated from the coding sequence ATGGCTGGCATCACTATCCGGAGATTTGAGGAAGACGACAAGGAGACCGTGAAGGAGATCTTCACCATGGGGATGAGCGAGCACGTCCCTTCCTCCTTCATGCACCTCCTCAAACAGCCCCTGACCCAGATGATCCTGATGGTCACGTTCTGCGCCCTGCTGGCCAGCTCCAGGTCCGTCCTGCTGCCTGTAGTAGGGGTCACTCTCCTCCTGGCCGGGGCCAAGCAGCTGGTGGGCTACCTCTTCAACAGCTACATCGACACCTCCCTGAGGAAGGACCTCGACAACATCCAGGAGACCTACCTGGAGAACAAGGACTCGTGTTTCTGGGTGGCTGAGAGCGACGGCCGGGTGGTGGCAACGGTGGCCTGCCTGCCCGCGGAGAGGGAACCGGGCTGCATGGAGCTGAAGAGGTTGTCTGTACGTCGGACACACCGGAGGATGGGTATCGCTAAGGCCCTCAGCAGGACAGTGGCAGACTTCAGCAGGGAGAGAGGCTTCCCTGCGGTCGTCCTCTACACGTCTGTTGTGCAGACTGATGCACAGAGGCTGTATGAGAACGTGGGCTACACACGGGTCAGAGAGTTCGTCATCCCTGAGCCCGTCGCCAAAATCACCAACTTTACTCTGATAGAGTATAAACTGGACTTACTGCAAGGGGGGAAATAG